One genomic window of Bradyrhizobium sp. B124 includes the following:
- a CDS encoding D-amino acid dehydrogenase, whose translation MKVLVLGSGVIGVTSAYYLARAGHEVTVIDRQPKPALETSFANAGEVSPGYSSPWAGPGVPVKAVKWLLMKHGPLVIRPKLDPVMWLWLLKMLRNCTTSRYAVNKSRMIPIAEYSRDCLQALRNDIGIRYDERAQGTLQLFREQAQLDHTGDDIAVLKQYGVPFEVLDREGCIKAEPALAGVKQKFAGGLRLPHDETGDCHMFTQALALEAEKIGVRFNFNVGIDGLNADTTRITGVATSAGLMTADAYVLALGSYSPHLVRPLGISLPVYPVKGYSITVPIKDASGAPESTVMDESYKVAITRLGDRIRVGGTAEISGYSTKLYDARRATLDHSLTDLFPRGGDLPKATFWCGLRPMTPDGPPVIGATRFANLHLNTGHGTLGWTMACGSGRVLADMLSGKKPEIDTKELSIKRYDHRFG comes from the coding sequence GTGAAGGTCCTTGTTCTCGGCAGTGGCGTGATCGGCGTCACCTCGGCCTATTATCTTGCGCGCGCCGGCCATGAGGTGACGGTGATCGACCGTCAGCCGAAGCCCGCGCTCGAAACCTCCTTTGCCAACGCCGGCGAAGTGTCGCCGGGCTATTCGTCGCCCTGGGCCGGCCCCGGTGTGCCGGTGAAAGCGGTGAAGTGGCTGCTGATGAAGCACGGTCCGCTGGTGATCCGCCCGAAGCTCGATCCCGTGATGTGGCTCTGGCTGCTGAAGATGCTGCGCAACTGCACCACGTCGCGCTACGCGGTGAACAAGAGCCGGATGATCCCGATCGCGGAATACAGCCGCGACTGCCTGCAGGCGCTGCGCAATGACATCGGCATCCGCTACGATGAGCGTGCGCAGGGAACACTGCAGCTGTTTCGCGAGCAGGCCCAGCTCGATCACACCGGCGATGACATCGCCGTGCTGAAGCAATACGGCGTGCCGTTCGAGGTGCTCGACCGCGAGGGCTGCATTAAAGCCGAGCCGGCGCTGGCCGGCGTGAAGCAGAAATTCGCCGGCGGGCTGCGGCTGCCGCATGACGAGACCGGCGACTGCCACATGTTCACCCAGGCGCTCGCACTGGAAGCCGAGAAGATCGGCGTGCGTTTCAATTTCAATGTCGGCATCGACGGCCTGAACGCGGATACGACCCGCATCACCGGCGTTGCGACCAGTGCCGGCCTGATGACCGCCGATGCCTACGTGCTGGCGCTGGGCAGCTACTCGCCGCATCTGGTGCGGCCGCTCGGCATCTCGCTGCCGGTCTATCCGGTGAAGGGCTATTCGATCACGGTGCCGATCAAGGACGCGAGCGGCGCGCCTGAGTCCACCGTGATGGACGAGAGTTACAAGGTCGCGATCACCCGGCTCGGCGATCGCATCCGGGTCGGCGGCACCGCCGAGATCTCGGGCTATTCGACCAAGCTCTACGATGCGCGGCGCGCGACGCTGGACCACTCGCTGACCGATCTGTTTCCGCGCGGCGGCGACCTGCCCAAGGCCACCTTCTGGTGCGGCCTGCGCCCGATGACGCCGGACGGCCCGCCGGTGATCGGCGCGACACGGTTCGCCAATCTGCACCTCAACACCGGCCACGGCACGCTCGGCTGGACCATGGCCTGCGGCTCGGGCCGGGTGCTGGCCGATATGCTCTCCGGCAAGAAGCCCGAGATCGACACCAAGGAGCTGTCGATCAAGCGCTACGATCACCGGTTCGGGTAG
- a CDS encoding aspartate aminotransferase family protein: protein MTVHQIPNTIKTDSFWMPFTANRQFKKAPRLFSSAKGMYYTSVDGRQVIDGSAGLWCVNAGHGRPQIAAAVERQLSTLDFAPSFNMGHPLAFDFAERLAEIAPKGLDRIFFTNSGSESVDTALKIALAYHRANGQGTRTRLIGRERGYHGVGFGGMSVGGMVANRRQFATHLPGVDHIRHTHDLARNAFAKDQPDHGAELADDVERMVALHGADTIAAVIVEPVPGSTAVLPAPKGYLQRLRELCTKHGILLIFDEVITGFGRLGTPFAANFYGVTPDMMTTAKGITNGTVPCGAVFASRQVHDGLMVGPDNAMELFHGYTYSAHPVACAAGLATLDIYKDEGLLTRGASLSDYWRDGLHSLKGLPNVVDIRNQGLMGAVELAPRDGAVGARGYDVMVDCFNRGLYFRMSGDSLALSPPLIVEKSHIDDIVSILGDAIKRVA from the coding sequence GTGACCGTTCATCAGATTCCGAACACCATCAAGACCGATTCGTTCTGGATGCCCTTCACGGCCAACCGGCAGTTCAAGAAAGCGCCGCGGCTGTTCTCCTCCGCCAAGGGCATGTACTACACCTCGGTCGACGGCCGGCAGGTGATCGACGGCTCCGCCGGTCTCTGGTGCGTCAACGCCGGCCATGGCCGCCCGCAGATCGCGGCCGCCGTCGAGCGCCAGCTCTCCACGCTGGACTTCGCGCCCTCCTTCAACATGGGCCACCCGCTGGCGTTCGATTTCGCCGAGCGCCTCGCCGAGATCGCCCCGAAGGGGCTGGATCGGATCTTCTTCACCAATTCGGGCTCTGAATCGGTCGACACTGCGCTGAAGATCGCGCTGGCCTATCATCGCGCCAACGGGCAGGGGACCCGCACCCGCCTGATCGGCCGCGAGCGCGGCTATCACGGCGTCGGCTTCGGCGGCATGTCGGTCGGCGGCATGGTCGCCAACCGCCGCCAGTTCGCGACCCATCTGCCGGGTGTCGACCATATCCGTCATACCCATGATCTCGCCCGCAACGCCTTCGCCAAGGACCAGCCGGATCACGGCGCCGAGCTCGCCGACGACGTCGAGCGGATGGTCGCGCTGCATGGCGCCGACACCATCGCCGCCGTGATCGTCGAGCCGGTGCCCGGTTCGACCGCGGTGCTGCCGGCGCCGAAGGGCTATCTGCAGCGCCTGCGCGAGCTCTGCACCAAGCACGGCATCCTGTTGATCTTCGACGAGGTCATCACCGGCTTCGGCCGCCTCGGCACGCCGTTCGCCGCCAACTTCTACGGCGTGACGCCGGACATGATGACGACCGCCAAGGGCATCACCAACGGCACCGTGCCGTGCGGCGCGGTGTTCGCCAGCCGCCAGGTCCATGATGGGCTGATGGTCGGCCCGGACAACGCCATGGAGCTGTTCCACGGCTACACCTACTCGGCGCATCCGGTGGCTTGCGCCGCAGGTCTTGCCACGCTCGACATCTACAAGGACGAGGGTCTCTTGACCCGCGGCGCCTCGCTCTCGGACTACTGGCGCGATGGCCTGCATTCGCTCAAGGGCCTGCCGAACGTCGTCGACATCCGCAACCAGGGCCTGATGGGCGCGGTCGAGCTCGCGCCGCGTGATGGTGCCGTCGGTGCGCGCGGCTACGACGTCATGGTCGATTGCTTCAATCGCGGCCTCTACTTCCGCATGAGCGGCGACTCGCTGGCGCTGTCGCCGCCCTTGATCGTCGAGAAGTCGCATATCGACGACATCGTCTCGATCCTCGGCGACGCCATCAAGCGCGTGGCCTGA
- a CDS encoding cupin domain-containing protein, whose protein sequence is MSVDIGGRLRFIRARHKLSQRELAKRSGVTNSTISLIESNQMNPSVGALKRILDGIPMGLAEFFAIEPERPRKAFYRADELTEIGKKPISYLQIGDSLFGRALQILKERYEPGSDTGRVPLVHEGEEGGIVVSGRLEVTVDDERRVLNAGDAYYFESRRPHRFRCIGAKPCEVISACTPPTF, encoded by the coding sequence ATGAGCGTCGACATCGGCGGTCGGCTTCGATTCATCCGCGCGCGGCACAAGCTGTCGCAGCGCGAGCTCGCCAAGCGCTCCGGCGTGACCAATTCGACGATTTCGCTGATCGAATCCAACCAGATGAACCCGTCGGTCGGCGCGCTCAAGCGCATCCTCGACGGCATCCCGATGGGGCTTGCGGAATTCTTCGCGATCGAGCCGGAGCGGCCGCGCAAGGCGTTCTACCGCGCCGACGAGCTGACCGAAATCGGCAAGAAGCCGATCTCCTACCTCCAGATCGGCGACAGCCTGTTCGGACGTGCGTTGCAGATCCTGAAAGAGCGCTACGAGCCCGGCAGCGACACCGGCCGGGTGCCGCTGGTGCATGAAGGCGAGGAAGGCGGCATCGTGGTCTCGGGCCGGCTCGAGGTCACGGTCGACGACGAGCGGCGGGTGCTCAATGCCGGCGACGCCTATTACTTCGAAAGCCGCCGCCCGCACCGCTTCCGCTGCATCGGCGCCAAGCCGTGCGAGGTGATTTCGGCCTGCACGCCGCCGACATTTTGA
- a CDS encoding lysozyme inhibitor LprI family protein, with translation MPCSPRLAAAVAAISVLASGASAAMDDFLRASSNAPTAIKLCGNSGDDRIKTADCKKAGYDKLVAQIDKAFDAALPKLPANVRPLLKRDQAWFNEMIIDAADVLADADEDELKASFAATLRRRAAALEGMASGRPGLSGNWVNAFGHLTLTPTEGGAYRLAADLRGDYGGDRRRTCKLTADLKPSGTAWLSGPVLIEVDASTDKPKTKMATDAAASSKPPSIKLRRQGDTLRIVGTIDDEEFDGLNDCSSMWQVTGSYFAAGKDAASDKADTAFIAPTFDCTRPETATDEEICADPDLADNDRRLNRAWKALQPRLDEATRRALIDDQRNWVKSQTEQYPEFLHPAWNKQSSLVHFTVDARDHVNGLQRERLALLEGFDDKRSGLAGIWLAYNAVIKVTVEKDGTLKATGWKWDQGDWKAGCDYEMTGKVVGGAFRSDEQRKNPDTLERDHAMLIVNRQDDAFARKRTGKDGTEDSADEAKCKRRLDNSSTARLFPARPSPDIDNFKGSIR, from the coding sequence ATGCCTTGCTCCCCACGGCTTGCGGCCGCCGTCGCGGCCATCTCGGTCCTTGCATCAGGCGCGTCGGCTGCGATGGACGATTTCCTGCGCGCATCGAGCAATGCGCCGACCGCGATCAAACTATGCGGCAATAGCGGCGACGACCGGATCAAGACCGCGGACTGCAAGAAGGCCGGCTACGACAAGCTGGTGGCGCAGATCGACAAGGCGTTCGACGCGGCGCTCCCCAAGCTGCCGGCGAATGTCAGGCCGCTGTTGAAGCGCGACCAGGCCTGGTTCAACGAGATGATCATCGATGCCGCGGACGTGCTGGCCGATGCCGACGAGGACGAGCTGAAGGCAAGTTTCGCCGCGACCTTGCGCCGCCGCGCCGCCGCGCTTGAGGGCATGGCATCCGGCCGTCCGGGCCTGTCAGGCAACTGGGTCAATGCCTTCGGCCACCTCACGCTGACGCCGACCGAGGGCGGCGCCTATCGCCTCGCCGCCGATCTGCGCGGCGACTATGGCGGCGATCGCAGGCGAACCTGCAAGCTGACGGCCGATCTGAAGCCCTCGGGGACTGCCTGGCTCTCCGGCCCCGTGCTGATCGAGGTGGACGCATCCACCGACAAGCCCAAAACCAAGATGGCGACCGACGCCGCCGCCTCAAGCAAGCCGCCGTCAATCAAACTTCGCCGCCAGGGCGACACGCTGCGGATCGTCGGCACCATCGATGACGAGGAGTTTGACGGGCTCAACGACTGCTCGTCGATGTGGCAGGTCACCGGCAGCTACTTTGCCGCCGGCAAGGATGCGGCATCCGACAAGGCCGACACCGCATTCATCGCGCCGACCTTCGACTGCACCAGGCCCGAGACCGCGACCGACGAGGAAATCTGCGCCGATCCTGATCTGGCCGACAACGACCGGCGGCTGAACCGCGCCTGGAAGGCACTGCAGCCGCGGCTCGACGAGGCGACGCGGCGCGCGCTGATCGACGACCAGCGCAACTGGGTGAAGAGCCAGACCGAACAATACCCGGAATTCCTGCATCCGGCCTGGAACAAGCAGAGCTCGCTGGTGCACTTCACCGTCGACGCGCGCGATCACGTCAACGGATTGCAGCGCGAACGCCTGGCGCTGCTCGAAGGCTTTGACGACAAGCGCAGCGGGCTTGCCGGCATCTGGCTGGCCTATAACGCCGTCATCAAGGTCACTGTTGAGAAAGACGGCACGCTGAAGGCGACCGGATGGAAGTGGGACCAGGGCGACTGGAAGGCCGGCTGCGACTACGAGATGACGGGCAAGGTGGTCGGCGGCGCGTTCCGCTCCGACGAGCAGCGCAAGAATCCGGATACGCTCGAGCGCGACCATGCGATGCTGATCGTCAACCGGCAGGACGATGCCTTCGCCAGGAAGCGCACCGGGAAGGATGGCACCGAAGACAGCGCGGACGAGGCAAAATGCAAGCGCCGGCTCGACAACTCCTCGACCGCGCGGCTGTTTCCGGCCCGTCCGTCGCCCGACATCGACAATTTCAAGGGCTCGATCAGGTAG
- a CDS encoding DUF4864 domain-containing protein translates to MRAIALIAAVLFAIAAPAMADDVGAAQDVIRAQEQAFGRDDAAAAYSYAAPAIRQIFPQADLFMSMVQNQYAPVYRHRSFEFGEARSEGDQIAQRVHIVDANGEAWEALYTLERQADGSLKITGCSLLKAGQAV, encoded by the coding sequence ATGCGCGCGATCGCCCTCATTGCCGCCGTTCTGTTCGCCATCGCTGCGCCGGCCATGGCCGACGATGTCGGTGCCGCGCAGGACGTAATCCGCGCCCAGGAACAGGCGTTCGGCCGCGACGACGCCGCGGCGGCCTATTCCTATGCCGCCCCCGCGATCCGGCAGATCTTTCCGCAGGCCGATCTCTTCATGTCGATGGTGCAGAACCAATACGCGCCGGTCTATCGCCACAGAAGCTTCGAGTTCGGCGAGGCGCGTAGCGAAGGCGACCAGATTGCGCAACGCGTTCACATCGTCGACGCCAATGGCGAGGCGTGGGAGGCGCTCTATACACTGGAGCGGCAGGCCGACGGCAGTTTGAAAATCACCGGCTGCTCATTGCTGAAGGCCGGTCAGGCGGTGTGA
- a CDS encoding dienelactone hydrolase — MHEHCGARGASSSSVEFDDKGWPAWPDREDLSAEFIKLLAAAQEGGSTVSECWLTLSKINLASENSWSEEWIKTAELNEARAELSLLNNNLVTARRNWLRATTYFHAAVRPPGYANDWLNRAVDGMRRCATSFLKTRVPAGQVLSIPWTEDLSLQAYYLPSTLRDDGPVIVCIGEPGSYKEELITKYAGHASERGFALLVVDLLGTQTALSPERLEGHKFEAAMSRVLDFLSEQPGVDSTRIAIVADACNSSLVARAAASDARFAAAVCDAGIWDSHEKSFFYRQAGDGEQAGWLDEANAISRSIDCPLLVTAGEGGWLLPGALIEFGNQLSSIHRDASLILFRRAETAAMQGHIDNPTLANEVIFDWLEDRLRLRKGLS, encoded by the coding sequence ATGCATGAGCATTGTGGGGCGCGTGGAGCCTCGTCAAGCAGCGTCGAGTTCGATGACAAGGGCTGGCCCGCCTGGCCGGATCGCGAGGATCTGTCGGCGGAGTTCATCAAGCTTCTGGCTGCCGCACAGGAAGGCGGCTCGACGGTCTCCGAATGCTGGCTGACTTTGAGCAAGATAAACCTCGCATCAGAGAACTCGTGGTCGGAAGAGTGGATCAAGACCGCGGAACTGAACGAGGCGAGAGCTGAGCTTTCGTTGCTGAACAACAATCTGGTCACCGCCCGCCGCAACTGGCTTCGGGCGACCACCTACTTTCACGCCGCTGTAAGGCCTCCCGGATATGCCAACGATTGGCTGAACCGTGCCGTCGACGGCATGCGGCGATGCGCAACCAGCTTCTTGAAGACCCGGGTTCCGGCCGGCCAGGTGCTCTCGATTCCCTGGACGGAAGACCTGTCTCTTCAGGCCTACTACCTGCCGTCAACCTTGCGCGACGACGGACCCGTCATCGTGTGCATTGGCGAGCCAGGTTCCTACAAGGAAGAATTGATCACCAAATACGCAGGTCATGCCAGCGAGCGCGGGTTCGCGCTTCTCGTCGTGGATCTGCTGGGGACGCAGACGGCCTTGTCGCCGGAACGGCTCGAGGGCCACAAGTTCGAAGCGGCGATGAGCCGCGTCCTCGACTTTCTTTCGGAGCAGCCCGGTGTCGACAGCACGCGGATCGCCATCGTGGCGGACGCCTGCAACTCGTCCCTGGTCGCCCGGGCAGCCGCTAGTGATGCCCGGTTTGCCGCGGCGGTTTGCGACGCCGGAATCTGGGACTCGCACGAGAAGAGTTTCTTTTATCGGCAAGCCGGCGACGGTGAGCAGGCCGGATGGCTCGATGAAGCCAATGCGATCTCGCGAAGCATCGATTGTCCGCTCCTCGTCACCGCGGGTGAGGGCGGCTGGCTCCTTCCAGGCGCCTTGATCGAATTCGGCAACCAATTGAGCAGCATTCATCGCGACGCCAGTCTGATCCTGTTCCGGCGTGCCGAAACCGCCGCCATGCAGGGGCATATCGACAACCCTACATTGGCCAATGAAGTCATATTCGACTGGCTTGAAGACAGGCTCCGGCTGAGAAAGGGCTTGTCCTGA
- a CDS encoding porin has protein sequence MKIVKGLLLGSVATLAASSGAMAADLPVKAKAVEYVKVCSLYGPGFYFIPGTDTCIKLGGYLRMDVLANTNSDHTGNYAGAGGAQNRFTNGYTWRSREDLNVDTRTATEYGVVRTFFDATFSWTSDSYGAGAAAGSTVYSPIGTSAAPNNASAGGVAAGTVGVYYAFIQFAGFTMGKAVSQFSAPWANYPGNNFDGLVGGGGTITGVNQFTYTAQFGNGVSLALSAQDQSAYYQAGVQNLGVVGTGALGPYGASDYAGTIAPDLVASLRVDQAWGLFQASFAAHDNHAAYYGATELTGHPDDKWGWAGQLALSIKNIPTGPGDTINVQGVYTNGATRYNIQDLSGAGAFTYFGNTSVPGAYQSIGFGIAPDSVFVSGGSQQLITTYGVRGAYVHNWNPYWNTSVYGAWAQVNYNSTAKGYICGPGGTGVGGSFGVLIGATSNLTSCNPDYSIAQIGTQTQWTPVKNLTFSADFTYTHLDQNYAGTITYPGSAAIGKPAAVYSLSNQDTYMLLLRAQRNW, from the coding sequence ATGAAGATCGTAAAGGGCCTTTTGTTGGGCTCGGTGGCAACTCTCGCCGCGAGCAGTGGAGCCATGGCGGCCGACCTTCCGGTCAAGGCCAAGGCAGTCGAGTACGTGAAGGTCTGCTCGCTCTATGGTCCGGGCTTCTACTTTATTCCGGGCACCGACACCTGCATCAAGCTGGGCGGCTACCTGCGTATGGACGTTCTGGCGAACACCAACTCGGACCACACCGGCAACTACGCCGGCGCTGGCGGCGCACAGAACCGCTTCACCAACGGCTACACCTGGCGCTCGCGCGAAGACCTGAACGTCGACACCCGCACCGCGACCGAATACGGCGTGGTTCGTACCTTCTTCGATGCGACTTTCAGCTGGACCTCGGACAGCTATGGCGCGGGCGCCGCAGCAGGCTCGACGGTCTACTCGCCGATCGGAACGTCTGCTGCCCCGAACAACGCAAGTGCAGGCGGTGTCGCCGCCGGCACGGTCGGCGTCTACTACGCCTTCATCCAGTTCGCCGGCTTCACCATGGGTAAGGCGGTGTCGCAGTTCTCGGCGCCGTGGGCCAACTATCCGGGCAACAACTTCGACGGTCTCGTCGGCGGCGGCGGCACGATCACCGGTGTGAACCAGTTCACCTACACCGCGCAGTTTGGCAACGGCGTGTCGCTGGCCCTGTCGGCCCAGGATCAGTCGGCCTACTATCAGGCCGGCGTGCAGAATCTCGGTGTGGTCGGTACCGGCGCTCTCGGTCCCTACGGCGCGAGCGACTATGCCGGCACGATCGCTCCGGATCTGGTCGCGTCTCTCCGCGTCGACCAGGCCTGGGGTCTGTTCCAGGCGTCGTTCGCGGCGCATGACAATCACGCGGCCTACTACGGCGCCACCGAGTTGACCGGTCATCCGGACGACAAGTGGGGTTGGGCGGGTCAGTTGGCCCTGTCGATCAAGAACATCCCGACCGGACCTGGCGACACCATCAACGTCCAGGGCGTCTATACCAACGGCGCAACGCGCTACAACATCCAGGATCTCTCGGGTGCCGGTGCGTTCACCTACTTCGGCAACACCAGCGTTCCCGGTGCCTACCAGAGCATCGGCTTCGGCATCGCGCCGGACAGCGTGTTCGTCAGCGGCGGCTCGCAGCAGCTGATCACGACGTACGGCGTGCGCGGTGCATACGTCCACAACTGGAATCCCTATTGGAACACCAGCGTCTACGGTGCGTGGGCTCAGGTTAACTACAACAGCACCGCCAAAGGCTACATCTGCGGCCCCGGCGGGACTGGCGTGGGAGGATCGTTCGGCGTCCTGATCGGCGCCACGTCGAATCTGACCTCGTGCAACCCCGACTACAGCATTGCGCAGATCGGTACGCAGACCCAGTGGACTCCGGTGAAGAACCTGACCTTCTCGGCTGACTTCACCTACACCCATCTGGATCAGAACTACGCCGGCACCATCACCTATCCGGGTAGCGCTGCGATCGGCAAGCCGGCCGCCGTCTACTCTCTCAGCAACCAGGATACCTACATGCTGCTGCTGCGCGCGCAGCGCAACTGGTAA
- a CDS encoding MarR family transcriptional regulator has product MTERKSTDKLQDAAERLAWEIVSTSIRLDELRSIWAKMIGITGPQWMIMTVLANAEDRSVVLPVGAVSRALRVDQSFVVTQSKLLEKKNLVRRKSSTEDARVVNLSLTEHAKKQMANLSAQRKELNEFVYSDLDLRELLQLTGKMDSIKSRLEKAIARISVDL; this is encoded by the coding sequence ATGACCGAGCGCAAATCGACCGACAAACTGCAGGACGCGGCTGAGCGATTGGCTTGGGAAATCGTGTCGACCAGCATCCGGCTCGACGAGTTGCGCAGCATCTGGGCCAAGATGATCGGAATCACCGGTCCGCAATGGATGATCATGACGGTGCTGGCGAATGCCGAGGACCGCAGCGTCGTCCTGCCGGTCGGCGCGGTGTCGAGGGCACTGCGCGTCGATCAGTCGTTTGTGGTGACGCAGTCGAAGCTGCTCGAAAAGAAGAACCTTGTGCGCCGCAAGAGCTCGACCGAGGATGCCCGGGTCGTGAACCTGTCACTGACCGAGCACGCCAAGAAGCAGATGGCGAACCTGTCCGCGCAACGCAAAGAGTTGAACGAGTTCGTCTATTCCGACCTCGATCTGCGGGAGTTGCTGCAACTGACCGGCAAGATGGATTCCATCAAGAGCCGCCTGGAAAAGGCGATCGCTAGGATCTCGGTCGATCTTTAG
- a CDS encoding MFS transporter, with amino-acid sequence MFIPDSRRAWLRLAIAVVIGSLGSVGMWSVVVALPAVQTDFGATRGTASLAFTMVMLGFGLGQVVTGKISDRYGIVAAIGAGIGILGLGYICAGYALSIWAFILLHFAIGLSSAATFGPLMAEASHWFERYRGLAVAIAASGNYVGGTVWPPLVNFGMQSIGWRTTHIAIGIFTAIAMALALVVLRLLMGAATRRSHVNAAPPRVDMRLSTNALTAILSLASISCCVAMSMPQVHIVAYCGDLGYGVARGAEMLSLMLGFGIISRIGSGFLADRIGGIRTLLIGSIAQGAALLFYLFFDSLTSLYVISAMFGLFQGGIVPSYAIIVREAMPAAEAATRIGIVIFASVFGMSFGGWISGVIFDATGSYAAAFANGLAWNLLNVSIILLLLMRSRQRLAMA; translated from the coding sequence GTGTTTATTCCCGACTCGCGCCGGGCATGGCTGCGCCTTGCCATAGCCGTGGTGATCGGCTCGCTCGGCAGCGTCGGCATGTGGTCGGTCGTGGTGGCGTTGCCGGCGGTGCAGACCGACTTCGGCGCGACCCGCGGAACGGCGTCGCTCGCCTTCACGATGGTGATGCTCGGCTTCGGCCTCGGCCAGGTCGTGACCGGCAAGATCAGCGATCGCTACGGCATCGTCGCTGCGATCGGCGCCGGGATCGGCATTCTCGGCCTCGGCTACATCTGCGCCGGCTACGCGCTGTCGATCTGGGCCTTCATCCTGCTGCATTTCGCGATCGGCCTGTCGTCGGCCGCCACCTTCGGTCCCCTGATGGCGGAGGCCTCGCACTGGTTCGAGCGTTACCGCGGCCTCGCGGTCGCGATCGCCGCCAGCGGCAATTACGTCGGCGGCACGGTGTGGCCGCCGCTGGTCAATTTCGGGATGCAGAGCATCGGCTGGCGCACCACCCATATCGCGATCGGCATCTTCACCGCGATCGCGATGGCGCTTGCGCTCGTGGTGCTGCGTTTGTTGATGGGGGCGGCGACCCGGCGCAGCCATGTCAACGCGGCGCCGCCGCGGGTCGACATGCGGCTCTCCACCAACGCACTCACCGCGATCCTGTCGCTCGCGTCGATCTCCTGCTGCGTGGCGATGTCGATGCCGCAGGTTCACATCGTCGCCTATTGCGGCGATCTCGGCTACGGCGTGGCGCGCGGCGCCGAGATGCTGTCGCTGATGCTGGGCTTCGGCATCATCAGCCGGATCGGCTCCGGCTTCCTCGCCGACAGGATCGGCGGCATCCGCACGCTCTTGATTGGCTCGATCGCGCAGGGCGCGGCGCTGCTGTTCTACCTGTTCTTCGACAGCCTGACCTCGCTCTACGTCATCTCGGCGATGTTCGGCCTGTTCCAGGGCGGCATCGTGCCGAGCTACGCCATCATCGTGCGCGAGGCGATGCCGGCCGCCGAGGCCGCGACCCGGATCGGCATCGTGATCTTCGCCTCGGTGTTCGGCATGTCCTTTGGCGGCTGGATCTCGGGCGTGATCTTCGACGCCACCGGTTCCTATGCCGCGGCCTTCGCCAATGGCCTGGCCTGGAACCTGCTCAATGTCAGCATCATCCTGCTGCTCCTGATGCGGTCGCGGCAGCGGCTGGCGATGGCATGA